Proteins encoded in a region of the Vicia villosa cultivar HV-30 ecotype Madison, WI linkage group LG5, Vvil1.0, whole genome shotgun sequence genome:
- the LOC131601989 gene encoding pyruvate kinase isozyme A, chloroplastic-like, producing the protein MAMVLKSMAASPGNITLVRQSSHHSVDLSNRVSNLGFCFKGGEKWKRKHSVKVRAIAEVDVEGLKRTSSVALEGSLGLDMVSEGELMVKGFKGLRKTKLVCTVGPACSSLEDLEKMALGGMNVARLNMCHGTREWHRDVIRKIKKLNEEKGFAVSVMIDTEGSQIHVVDHGAPSSVKVEEDSIWLFTAERFEGTRPLTVQASYPGFSEGIEVGDELVIDGGMSCFVVIEKTGNDLHCKCIDAGLFLPGAKFSSWRDGKLVRRNYKLPTLSTKDWADINFGIAEGVDFFALSFVNHADSVKDLKNYLSDKSAKPIKVLAKIESLESLHNLEEIVKASDGIMVARGDLGVEIPLEQIPTVQEDIIRICRQQNKPVIVASQLLESMVEYPTPTRAEVADISEAVRQYADALMLSGESAIGSFGQKALAVLDMTSSRMESWSREENRQSLLNHHKLGASLPDCITEQICNCAVEMANNLGVDAIFVYTKHGHMASLLSRNRPDPPIFAFTDDENTRMALNLQWGVVPLLVDLSDEAESNISKSVDLMKSKGLINKGDVVLVVSDVAPTRATPMALQSIQVKSII; encoded by the exons ATGGCCATGGTTTTGAAGTCAATGGCTGCTTCACCTGGAAATATAACCCTCGTGAGACAATCTAGTCACCATTCAGTTGATTTGAGTAACAGGGTTTCAAATCTTGGATTTTGTTTCAAGGGAGGTGAGAAATGGAAGAGAAAACATAGTGTTAAGGTTAGAGCAATAGCGGAAGTGGATGTAGAGGGTTTGAAAAGAACAAGTAGTGTTGCATTGGAGGGAAGTTTGGGGTTGGATATGGTTTCAGAAGGAGAGTTAATGGTGAAGGGTTTTAAAGGGTTGAGGAAGACAAAGCTTGTGTGTACGGTTGGCCCTGCTTGTAGTTCGTTGGAGGATTTAGAGAAGATGGCATTGGGTGGAATGAATGTTGCGAGGCTTAATATGTGTCATGGGACTAGAGAATGGCACCGGGATGTGATTAGGAAGATTAAGAAGCTGAATGAGGAAAAGGGGTTTGCGGTTTCGGTTATGATTGATACTGAGGGTAGTCAGATTCATGTTGTTGATCATGGAGCACCTTCCTCAGTTAAAGTTGAG GAAGATTCAATTTGGTTGTTCACTGCTGAACGGTTTGAAGGTACTCGTCCATTAACAGTTCAAGCAAGCTATCCAGGTTTTTCTGAAG GTATTGAAGTAGGCGATGAACTTGTTATTGACGGCGGAATGTCATGCTTTGTAGTCATTGAAAAAACTGGAAATGATTTGCATTGTAAGTGCATAGATGCTGGTCTTTTCTTACCAGGAGCCAAATTTAGTTCTTGGAGAGATGGAAAGCTTGTAAGGAGGAATTACAAGCTCCCTACTCTATCAACAAAG GATTGGGCTGACATTAACTTTGGTATAGCTGAGGGGGTTGATTTTTTTGCCTTATCCTTTGTCAATCATGCGGATTCTGTTAAGGATCTAAAGAACTACCTCTCTGACAAATCAGCCAA GCCCATAAAAGTATTGGCAAAGATAGAAAGCTTAGAATCTCTTCATAATCTAGAGGAAATAGTAAAAGCTTCCGATGGAATCATGGTAGCTCGTGGTGACCTCGGAGTCGAGATACCACTTGAACAGATTCCTACAGTCCAGGAGGATATAATTCGTATTTGCAGACAACAAAATAAGCCAGTGATTGTAGCTTCTCAGCTTCTCGAGTCAATGGTTGAGTATCCAACACCAACTCGTGCCGAG GTAGCGGATATTTCCGAAGCGGTTCGCCAGTACGCTGATGCTTTGATGTTATCCGGTGAGTCGGCTATCGGTTCATTTGGACAGAAAGCTTTGGCAGTGTTGGATATGACTAGCAGTAGAATGGAATCATGGAGTAGAGAAGAAAATAGACAAAGCCTTCTCAATCACCATAAACTCGGAGCATCATTGCCGGATTGCATCACCGAGCAAATATGCAATTGTGCGGTCGAAATGG CCAACAATCTTGGTGTGGATGCCATCTTTGTTTACACGAAGCACGGACACATGGCATCATTACTATCGCGCAACCGTCCCGATCCTCCCATCTTTGCTTTCACCGACGATGAAAACACGCGAATGGCACTAAATTTGCAATGGGGTGTTGTACCACTTCTTGTTGACTTATCAGATGAAGCTGAATCGAACATCTCAAAATCGGTCGACCTTATGAAATCGAAAGGGTTGATCAACAAAGGAGATGTTGTTCTAGTGGTCTCAGATGTTGCACCAACAAGAGCAACTCCTATGGCTCTCCAATCAATTCAGGTTAAGAGCATTATCTAG